From the genome of Triticum aestivum cultivar Chinese Spring chromosome 3B, IWGSC CS RefSeq v2.1, whole genome shotgun sequence, one region includes:
- the LOC123071238 gene encoding uncharacterized protein → MAMRALALSPSQSSSFGLHQSMPSFKPSSASPARPVRAYAKADEQEEEKKKVPKQSLFGNITEALDFSQVRSEKDAELLYEARDSIKDEGRMTREQYAALRRKIGGTYKDFFKSYVEVDGEYVEEGWVDKTCKVCKKDTRGEPRQVDNLGRYMHVACAENSKPTNFFSKLFSR, encoded by the exons ATGGCCATGAGGGCGCTCGCGCTGTCCCCGTCCCAGAGCTCCTCATTTGGGCTCCACCAGAGCATGCCCTCCTTCAAGCCAAGCAGCGCCAGCCCTGCTAGACCAGTCAGGGCCTATGCGAAAGCAGATGagcaggaggaggagaagaagaaggtgcCCAAGCAGTCCTTGTTTGGGAACATCACCGAGGCGCTGGACTTCTCGCAGGTCCGGTCGGAGAAGGACGCGGAGCTGCTGTATGAGGCCAGGGATTCCATCAAAGATGAAGGAAGGATGACAAGGGAGCAG TATGCAGCCCTTCGGAGGAAGATTGGTGGCACCTACAAGGATTTCTTCAAGTCATATGTTGAAG TTGACGGAGAATACGTGGAGGAAGGTTGGGTGGACAAGACCTGCAAAGTTTGCAAGAAAGACACAAGAGGGGAGCCAAGGCAAGTTGACAATCTCGGAAGATATATGCATGTGGCGTGCGCAGAGAACTCGAAACCAACAAACTTCTTTTCCAAGCTCTTCAGCAGATGA
- the LOC123071236 gene encoding protein GRAVITROPIC IN THE LIGHT 1-like yields the protein MPSTHAEDSTAPTTSLSLAAASSSSRRLFASSSSVRADRCSRTAVPEPATEQRLRREGSRSEAAMSRLARRNPPTPTEPTARKVRRTPSSLLLRISDICKVHSVGVAPTVGEKLKNNSTATATAESSEDGAHLKVHPHQASSSDNNDECLSQSSSAYCEEEVVEKLLDAISCLKVAYVNLQKAHVPYDPEEIVIAGERFASELEETANLQDLYLNMNEWSDPRYLSHISSRIQEYQDLVMDLQADICKKDSEIGWLRPELDELERKNMELEEKIVRNGSSREGCFTVRKGVSTEAFMDLHERSSKCIHDFAKFIFDWTKVSGWNLGLSTFAIDSQVACERRADKKYAVEAYFACVMLMADRDDHTSLDSVDCIMSFKDPFDALMTDPDSSFGRYCRAKYLVAVPQSMEDSFFGNLDHRAFVESGGHPRTPFYQKFVRMARYTWALLAVARSLNPRAEMFYVKSGVQFRKEHMESTPAKIIREEKFNVGFTVMPGFKIGCTVIKCRVYLSKLNAMDF from the exons ATGCCCTCCACTCACGCGGAAGATTCTACCGCGCCCACCACCTCACTCTCGCTCGCCGCTGCGTCTTCTTCTTCTCGCAGGCTTTtcgcttcttcttcgtccgtccgtGCAGACAGGTGTTCTAGAACGGCCGTTCCGGAGCCGGCCACTGAACAAAG GCTGAGGAGAGAAGGTTCGCGGTCGGAGGCCGCCATGTCTCGCCTTGCGCGGCGGAATCCTCCGACTCCGACGGAGCCGACGGCGAGGAAGGTGAGGAGGACCCCGTCCAGCCTGCTGCTGCGCATCTCCGACATCTGCAAGGTGCATTCTGTCGGCGTCGCGCCGACCGTCGGTGAAAAGCTCAAGAACAACAGCACCGCCACCGCCACTGCCGAGAGCAGCGAAGACGGCGCGCACCTCAAAGTCCATCCCCACCAGGCGTCGTCCTCCGACAACAACGACGAGTGCCTCTCCCAGAGCTCCTCCGCCTACTGCGAGGAGGAGGTCGTCGAGAAGCTCCTCGACGCGATCTCTTGCCTGAAGGTGGCCTATGTCAACCTTCAGAAGGCCCATGTGCCGTATGATCCTGAAGAGATCGTGATCGCCGGCGAGCGTTTTGCGTCGGAGCTTGAAGAGACTGCCAACTTGCAGGATTTGTATCTGAATATGAACGAATGGAGCGACCCGAGGTATCTGTCTCATATAAGCTCTAGAATTCAGGAGTATCAGGACTTAGTGATGGACCTGCAGGCTGACATCTGCAAGAAAGACTCTGAAATCGGTTGGCTTCGACCAGAGTTGGACGAGCTggaaaggaagaacatggaactgGAGGAGAAGATTGTCCGTAACGGATCGTCCAGAGAAGGATGCTTCACAGTCAGGAAGGGGGTGTCAACTGAAGCGTTCATGGATCTACATGAGCGTTCGTCAAAGTGCATCCATGATTTTGCAAAATTCATCTTTGATTGGACAAAAGTTTCCGGATGGAACCTCGGCCTATCCACATTTGCAATCGACAGTCAAGTTGCATGTGAGAGAAGGGCTGACAAGAAGTATGCTGTTGAGGCCTATTTTGCTTGTGTGATGCTTATGGCAGACAGAGATGACCATACATCCCTGGATTCAGTTGACTGTATCATGAGCTTCAAAGATCCATTTGACGCTCTCATGACTGATCCAGATTCCAGTTTCGGGAGATATTGCAGAGCAAAGTATCTAGTGGCTGTGCCCCAGAGCATGGAGGATTCCTTCTTCGGGAACTTGGATCACAGAGCATTTGTAGAGAGCGGCGGTCATCCAAGGACGCCATTTTACCAGAAATTTGTGAGGATGGCAAGATATACATGGGCACTACTCGCAGTTGCTCGTTCTCTGAATCCCAGAGCTGAAATGTTTTATGTCAAGAGTGGTGTTCAGTTTCGGAAGGAACACATGGAAAGTACTCCAGCCAAGATTATCAGAGAAGAGAAGTTCAATGTTGGGTTTACAGTCATGCCGGGGTTTAAGATCGGGTGCACCGTCATCAAATGCAGGGTTTACTTGAGTAAGCTTAATGCCATGGACTTCTGA